From Jiangella mangrovi:
GGCGGTTGCCGAAAGCTCGTCGTGGTCGTCCATCTCGACCCCGGCCTCGGCGAGAACGGCGCGGACGACGGCGGCACGGTCGGCGCGGTGCTGGTCAAGCGTCTTGCCGGTCCACCGCCGGGAGACGAGGACCCGACGACCGCCGAGCCCGAGGTGGTCCCGGTCGTGCGCCTTCGACCCGCAGCGGCCGGGCTCCATGCCGCCCTTCGCGTCCTTGGGCTGGATGCCGTAGCGGAGCCAGTTCGCGCACGTCGGTGCGCACGGCAGCCACTGGACCTCGTCGGCGATCCGGTCGATGTGCGCACGCCGTGCGGCCGAGACGGGGGCGTCACCGTCGCTGTCGTCGTCGTGGAGGGGGTCGGTGATGGACTTGGTCAGGTACTTGGTGAGGTAGCCGATGACCCGGTCCGCGAGCGGTGTTCCAGCGATGACGCCTTGGATGTCGACCTGGGTCCCGGCGCGGATGACGTGCGCCGGCTGGGCGTCGGGGTCGTCGTCGAGGGCGTCCAGCGCCTCGTCCCATGTCGGCAGCACGGCGCCCGTCTGCGGGTCGGCGTAGGCCAGGGCCAGCTCGTCCCACACCGGCAGCGTGTCCGGGTCGGTGTAGACGGGTTCGTCGAGCTGTGGCCACCACACCTGGTGGTAGGTCGCCGCCACGACCTGACGCAGGAGCTTCCTGGGGATGGCTCCGCGGATGGCGGCGTGCAGGTGCGGGGCGAGGCGGCGTTGGGGTTCGACGGTGGCGAAGTACTGCACCGAGTAGCCGGTGGAGCGGCGGAGGTTCTGCCAGAACCGGTCCACCAGCTTCGGGAAGTGCATCGCGTCCAGCGCGGCTCGCCGGTAGTCATACGACCTCGGATCCACGGGCACACCCTCGCCGGTGACGCGTCCGTAGGACGGCAGGGTGAGGGTGACGAACATCGACGGCCGGTAGACCTTGCCGTCCGGTGTCTCGAACACCCGGCCCGTGGTGCGGTCCGACACCGCAAGCCGCGGGAGGTCCGGCGCGTCCTGCCGCCGCCGCGTGGACCGCACTCGCCGGCCGTCGTTCTCGTCGTGCTCGTCGGTCTGGTCGCCGCCGTCGTCCCCACGGTCGTCGGTCGGGTCGGGGTCGTCGGGGTCGGGTTTGGGTGGGTCTTCGGTGAGGTGCCAGCCCTCGCGGCACTGCTGGATCCTGAGTCGCCGTGCGGTGTCTGCGCAGGAGGGGCAGACCTTGGCGCGGGTGGCCCCGCACGCGATCACCACCGTCTTCGAGGCGCCGGTGAGGGTGTCGGTGACGTGCTGCAGGATCGGCCGCACGCACACGCCCTTCGCGGCCGCGAGCTCGCGCAGCGTGGCGTCATCCGGCAGCCCCGCCGATAGCACCGCGATGGTCACGTCCGCACCCCCGCGGCGTCGTCCTCGGCCTCCTGGTCCTCGTTGTCGGTGGTGGGTGCGCCGAACTCGGTCAGCTCGCGGCGCAGGCCCGCCACCCGAGCAGCGATGGTTTCGGCGGTGTGCTCGTCGACGAACGGGAACCGGACCCGTTCCAGCCGCCCCGCATCAGTGGCGACCACGGCGACGCCGCGCATGGCCTCCGGGATGTCGACCGGGGACACTTCCGCGTCACGGACGATCGGGCCGAGGATGGCTTCGGCGGCGTCCTTGGACATCACCCGCCACGCCGTCCGCACCGACGCGTTGTCGCGGATCGCGGTCGGCAGCGCATCGCTGGTCGGCTTCTGGGTCAGGAGCCGGGTGATGATGCCGGCGGAGCGGCCCTTCTTCACCAGCGCCGACAACCGGGCGGTGATCTGCCAGGCGAGCTGCTTCGTCTCGTTGTCCATGCCCTTGGTGTCGGTGAACGTCTGCACCTCGTCCACGACCAGGAACACGGCCGGATGAGCGGGGTCGAGGGGCAGGTTCCAGAAGTTCGCCTCACCCCGCGTGGCCTTCTGCGTCTTGAGCCGGTGCCGCATCAGCCCGTGCACCTGCTCGACCACGGCCAGGACCGCGTTCAGGTCCTCGTCTTCGGCGCAGTAGGCGGCTGCTCGAGGCGCGATCCAGGACCAGTCCTCACCGCCCTTGCCATCGACGACAACGTACTGGACGGCCGGGTTCTGGATCAGCCCACACGCCAGCGACGTCTCCCCTGCGGTCTTGCCGGAGCCAGGGACGCCGCCGCCGACCTCGGCCGCGATGTTCGCGTAGTTCCTCGTGCGCCACAGCCCGTCCTCCCCGATCGCGAACCGCACCTTGCGCAGGTCTGTCACCGCGGGCACGTCGGTCAGGGTGACGGGTTGGGCGAGCACGTCGAGCAGCACGAGGACCAGCTCGACCCGGCCGGGGCCGGCGTTCGTGACGCGGACTTCGGGGACGCCGAACGCGTGCGCCAGCTCGTCGGCCTGGCGGGCGAAGTCGGCCGGTGCCTGCCCATCCAGCAACCGCACGTGCAGCACGTCACCGACCGGGACCAACGACACCTTCACCAGCTCCGGTGTCAGGTGCGCGCCGCCGGGGACCGGCCGGTGCAGGTCGCACGCGACTATGACCGCGTCCCAGCGGGAGCCGTAGGTGTGGCGCAGCCGATGCCGGGCCGTCAGGGCGTTGACGAACCAGGTGTGTGACTGCGGATGCAGCACCCGCCACGCGAACGACAGCAGCGGCGGCAGCACGGCCAGGAGGACGAGGCCGACCCAGCCCCACCTGGAGTAGGCGAACAGCACGACCAGGGTCACCGCGACGAGGAGGCGCAGCCGCCAGAGCAGCCGGATGAGCCACCAGCCGGTCAGCACTGATGCCGCGCCGTTCACCCGCTTGCGCGGCAGCGCCAGCAGCGTCTTCAGGAGCGTGAGCAGGTTGCTCATCGTCACCACCCGCCCTGCTCGTCAGCGAGCGTGGCGGCGACGGCGGCACGGGCACGGGCCTCGAACCGTTCCGTGCGGATGGTGACCCAGCAGGTCGGGCACAGTGTTCCGGCACCGTGCAGCGGCATCCCCGCCCCGTTCAGACGGGAAGCGCAGCGGTTGCAGTGCCGGGTGTGCAGTCGTGGACGGCTTCTCATCGGAACTCACCTCTCAGCGCGGTCAACCGGGCATGCCGGGACCGGACGGCTTCGTGACAGTCGGGGCAGGTCGCCTCGCCGGTGCCGGGGTGGAACCACACCTCCACCGCATCCACGGCACGGCCACAGACGGAGCAGCGAGTCAGCGCAGACATGCGAGATCACCGCCAGCACGGGCCTGGCCGGGCAGGCACTCCGGGCAGCGAGCGTTCCCCGGCAGGTCCGCGGTGTCGAAGACGAACCAGGCACCGGCCGTGCCGGCATCGGTGATCGTGGCGGGACAGCCGTCGCAGGACAGCACCCGCGGCCGGTTCACCGGGAACCACGACCCTTGGTCGTCCGTCGCCGAGCGGGCTTCACGATCGGGGCGCAGTCCCGGCACGGCTGGTCGGGTGCGGTGGAGCGGACCTTGTCGCAGACCGGGCAAGGGAACGCATACGCCTTCTCGGTCGTGTCGAAGGGCAGCAGCCCGAACAGGACCGGTTCGCCGTTCATGACCGGCCACCACACCGCGCGATATCGGCCGCTTCGGCGGCGTCAGATCGCTCCGCCTCGACATCGGTGACCGCGGTGGCGAGCTGCGCGGCCGTCAGCACCAGGACCGCCAGGACGGTCAGCAGGGCGACGGGGAGTCGCCAGAACATAAGCTTGGGCACACCAATCCCCTCCCTCGTGGGGGTGTGGTTGGGGCCACCGGGGACGGGGACGGTTTCCTAGGCCTTGCACCCGTCCCCGGTGGGGACTCATCGCGAGACGACAACACCACCGCGGGCAGTCGCCGTCGTGGATGTGGCGAGTGGTGAGCGGCGCGGAGCGCGGTCCTCGAACGTCGACCCCAGCCGCGTCAGCGACCGTCCGAACGACGACGCCACAGCCGGAGCGACTTCGAGCCGGACAGGTCGTCCGTCGCGGCCGGTCGTGGTCAACACCACCACTGCACCACCGTCGACGGCTTCGGCGGTCGAGGTGACGACGACACCCCGCGCGGACAGGCTGTCGCCGTAGAACCGGCACGGCCCCTCATGGCCGGTCGCCTGGTCTTCGCACCACGGCTCGTGCTCGACGGTCGCGGTCATGTCGACGCTCCGGCCGGTGCCGAGGTGGTGGGGATGGCGTCGCGCCAGTGATGCGCCAACGCCTCCCCCGCCGCGTCCACCAGCCGCGCCGACAGCTCGTCCGGGTCGCTGGCCAGGACGGAGCGGATCAGCGACGCCGCCAGCTCCGCGCCCTGCTCGACGGTCAGGTGCATCGACAGCGCCGGGTACGTGCCGTGGACGCCGTTGATGATCACGACCTCGTGGGCGGAAGACCAGGACGCCGACAGTGCCACCTGCGCGCTCACGCTCAGATAGGCCTCACGCTCGGTCGGCATCCGTCAGCCGGCCTTCTGCTCGCCCTGCTTGACGGAGTCGCCCTGGCCGCGAGCACCAGCAGCGGCGGGCGGGCGCGGGGCACCGTTCGGAGCCTTCACCCCGGTAGCCCGGTACTCATAACCGAGGTACTTGAACTCGCCCTGACCCATCACCTTCGGCGACGCCGTCACGCCCACCAGCTCGATCGGGCGCATCCCCGGCAGCACCTCATCCGGCAGCGGGGCGGGCTGCACCTCAGCGGTGAAGATCACCTCGAAGCTCGCCCGCTTCGCCTTCGCCTCATCCGGGTCGGTCACGGTGGCCCTCCACTGCCGCAGCTTGGTGATGTCGTCGATCCGCTGCCGCTGCTCCTTGCCGCGCGCCCGGTCCTCCTGCGACTGGTACTCCAGGTCCGGCTCGATCTCACCCACCATCACCAGACCACGCGGGAACGCCTCACCGAACTCCACCGGGAACCGGTGACCCTTGATCAACGCCATGACCTGCCTCCTCCTGATCGTGCCGCAAACCTGCGGCTCACCTGTACAGCGTTTCGCTGTACTCAACACAGTACAGCGAAGTGCTGTACTTGACCAGTCCTCTCTCTCGCCTGGTCGGTGTTGCACGAATCGACGGTAGGAACGGGCGCGGCGAATGACCCGGAAATTCCTTCCGGGGTACTTGTCAGCACGCAGTGCGACAATCCGTTCATGCGCGGGATGACTAGTGAGATCGCACTTGGCCGACGGATCGCCTGGTACCGGCAGCGTCGCGGGCTCTCGCAGGATGTCCTGGCCGAGCTGGTCGGGCGGACGGCCGACTGGCTGAGCAAAGTGGAGAACGGTCGCATTCAGCTCGACCGCTATTCGGTCATGGCCAACATCGCCCGCGCCCTCGATGTCTCGCTGGGCGACCTGCTCGGTGAGCCATCGCTTGCAGAATGGACCACCGACAGTGGCCAGTCGACGTGCCGGCGCTCCGGTCAGTCCTCATGGACTATCGGCAGCTCACACGGCTTGCCGCCCATCAGCCGCTCGGCGACGCGCGGGACCTGGACGCGCTGGAGGCTGACATCGCGGCGACATGGACCGCCTACCAAGACTCGCGCTTCGGCTACGCGACGCACAGGCTCGTCACCCTGATTCCCGACGCCAAGATCGCAGCACACGAGTACCAAGGCGACCGGCAACAACGAGCGCTTGGGCTGCTTGCACTCACCTACCAAGTGGCCGCGGGAACGCTCACCAAGCTCGGAGAAGCAGACCTCGCGTGGAACGCCTCAGATCGGGGAATCGACGCCGCCTACCGAAGCGGCAACCCCACAGTGATCGGTTCGCTGTTCCGCTCCGTCGCCCACTCCCTCCAGGCAACCGGGGCCTACGCCGCAGCAGTACAGATGACCAACGATGCGATCGAGTTCTTCGAGCCGCATCTGTCCGATCCCTCGCCCGCGATGCTGTCCGTATACGGGACGCTGCTCTTATCCGGCTCGATGGCCGCAGCCCGTGCGGATGACCGCCATACCGTCCAGGCGTTCCTCACTGGAGCTGACGGCGCGGCGCATCGGATGGGTGGCGACGCGAACCATCTTTGGACCGCGTTCGGCCCCACCAACGTTGCGATTCACCGCGTCTCGACAGCTATGGAGCTGGGCGACATCCAGATCGCCATCGACCTCGGACCCCAGATCGACACGAGCGCGGTGCCGACCGAGCGGCGCGTACGTCACTCCCTCGAAGTTGCGCGGGCTTGGAGCACCGCGAACAGGCGTGACGAGGCCCTGGCGACACTGCTCGATGCCGAGCAGCTCGCGCCCGAGCAGGTCCGCTACCACTACCTCAGCCGCAACCTCGTGCAGACCTGGATCAGGACACAGCGCGGCCAACCCAGCTTCGAACTCGCCGAACTAGCTCACAGGCTCGGCATCGGCTGAGCCAGCGCGGATCCGTATGGTTGACGCCATGGTCGATCAGGAGCCGCCGCCCATGACACGCCCGCGAGTCGCAGCGGGCGCCCTGTTCTTCGACGGCGAGGGCCGGGTCCTGCTCGTCAAACCTACGTACAAGGACGGCTGGGATATCCCCGGCGGCTACGTCGAACCGGCCGAGACGCCCCTCGAAGCCTGCATGCGCGAGGTCCGGGAAGAACTCGGATTCGAC
This genomic window contains:
- a CDS encoding replication initiator, which encodes MTIAVLSAGLPDDATLRELAAAKGVCVRPILQHVTDTLTGASKTVVIACGATRAKVCPSCADTARRLRIQQCREGWHLTEDPPKPDPDDPDPTDDRGDDGGDQTDEHDENDGRRVRSTRRRQDAPDLPRLAVSDRTTGRVFETPDGKVYRPSMFVTLTLPSYGRVTGEGVPVDPRSYDYRRAALDAMHFPKLVDRFWQNLRRSTGYSVQYFATVEPQRRLAPHLHAAIRGAIPRKLLRQVVAATYHQVWWPQLDEPVYTDPDTLPVWDELALAYADPQTGAVLPTWDEALDALDDDPDAQPAHVIRAGTQVDIQGVIAGTPLADRVIGYLTKYLTKSITDPLHDDDSDGDAPVSAARRAHIDRIADEVQWLPCAPTCANWLRYGIQPKDAKGGMEPGRCGSKAHDRDHLGLGGRRVLVSRRWTGKTLDQHRADRAAVVRAVLAEAGVEMDDHDELSATATTPDGRPRFVWTVTHPGDVDGPSYARLISHAIAQKQRWRAQYEDAKTRAGPAALELSATAQPAATPAA